The sequence TGCTTAAAATACAATATAAGCTGGGAAGAAAAGTTTAAATTTTATGCACGCTGAAGACAGAAAAATTGCCTCTGGGACAAGGATTAGAGAAAGTGGGGGATTCTGCACATTTTACTGTTCTCTCTTTTCAGTGAGTAATAGTACTGGCTACACTACTACTGATAATTTGAATGATTACTTCATGTCAAACATTGTTCTAAGTACTTATATCTTACCTAATCCTCACAATAATCTCAAGGTAAGTACTATTCTCATACACCCACTTTACAGGTATGAAAACTGAGGCATAGAGAGATCTAGGATTTTCTAGGATTCAAgtatggaatttaaaaaaaaatgtttttaagttgtcaatggacctttattttatttatgtgtatgtggtgctgaggctggaacccagtacctcacacatgctaggcaagcactctacccactgagccacaatcccagcccatcaagTGTGGAATTTTGGCACTAGAGTCTTTTCCTCTTCAATCACTACAATAGGCTACCCCCAGCTACATATTTATCAGAAGTTTGCTGTACTGTGCTTATGAATTAAGAAACTGATCTTTGCCCTGATGGTTCCTTCTTCTCAGAGAACTCTTCTCCACCTACATAACTTCCTGATCTCAAATCCTTGCTTGTCACTTTCACAGTGAGTCTTACCCTGCCCATCCAGTTCAAAATTGCCCCCTCCTCTGTTTCATCTCCTCCTCTTTTTTCCCCATAGAATTTAGCTATGGTTTTATACAGTTTTCAGATTCACTGTGTTACTTCTGTTCTCTACCGATAAATGAGCTGCAGTAGGTCAGGGTTTTTATCTGACATGTATCATAGCCCAAAAAGGCCCTAGCACAAACTAGATGCTCGATAAATACTTGTGAAATAAAttcaattgtttgtttgtttgttttttcgggATCAACTCCAGGCCTCATATATGTAAAGCCTGAACTCtgaaactgagctatatcccagccctaaATGAAGTTTTCAAAACACACTACAGTCTGAGGCTGAAGCAGCTTGGGTTCGATACCCAGCATTAAAACAATGATTtcaactttgttttattttaaagcatTAACATGTGCACACATGTACATGGaggtaaaatatttcaaaatattaatgGTGATTACAGGtgaatttttttccttcatgtttttctgtgggcttaTTCCCAAAATTTTACgtggaaaaaaaatttattttgtcttGAGAATGCTGCTTTTGAAAGCACCTCTTTTAAACCTCAAGTCACGTACACTGCCAGGTACAGAATTGTTTTTGCTGTAAATTCCAAGAAGCCGTTCCTGTGTGAAATGCAATAGAAAATTAGGAAAGTATTGAtggtttttcaaaaaaaaatcattgctttTTATGATGGTAGTTAAATTGCTTAAAGGAAATTATATCCATGCTCACCAATCAACCTCGGCATCCTTGGGGAACACGCCCACCTAGCAACCGGGAGCGGAGCTGAAGCGCTTGCTCTGCCTTTAATTCCGGGTTTGGGGTGGGGGGACGGTGGAGAATTTCCGCTCCCCCATTCCCTCCGCGGCGCCAGTGGCAGCTGTCACCTGTAAGGCGAGCACCGCGCACGGGGCATGGAGCCCGGCGCCCATTGGACAGAATATAAAGACCGAAATCCAGCCCCGAGGCTGGGGGCCCGGCGGGGCGCTGGCGGGGGCCCCTCGCCGCGGCCCCCTGTGCCCTCTGCCGGGAGACATCCTGGCCCCACGGCGCAGGCGTGACCGAGCTCCTTCTTCGGGGACAATCACCAGGTGAGCCAGCCGCGGCGGACTTCACCCCCGGAAACCCGGATCCCGCGTGTCCCGGGAAGCGCCGCGGCGTCCACCTGCCCCGCCGCGGGGACCCGGGACCCGGGGGAGGCGGCTGCCGCACCTTCCCTCCGCGGCTGGGCCGGACCATGGCGCTGGCCGCGGCCGCTGCCGCTGCGGCCGCCGCTGCCGGGGTGAGCCAGGCGGCAGTGCTGGGCTTCCTGCAGGAGCGCGGCGGGAAGGTGCGCAACTCGGAGCTGCTGAGCCGCTTCAAGCCGCTGCTGGATGCCGGCGACCCGCGCGGCCGCGCAGCCCGCAGGGACCGCTTCAAGCAATTCATCAACGACGTGGCGGTGGTGAAGGAGCTGGACGGCGTCAAGTTCGTGGTGCTGAGGAAGAAGCCTCGGCCCTCGGAGGGACCAGAGCCCCTGGCCCCCTGCATCCCTGGGGCACCGACCCCGCCGTCGAAGGCCACTTCCGTCTCGCTAGGGGATAACTCTGGCCCGGGAGCTGCGCACTCGGCCTCCGCGCAGCAGTCCACAGAATCACCGGAGGACCGGTCCCCGCCATCAGAGCTCCAGGACACCCCTGGGGATCCGGCCTCTCAACCCACCCACCCCCCTGGGGTGCCGTTGTTAGGCTCGGCCCAGCACCCCGAGGATCCCGCGGACCCCCGGGTTCCAGCCTTTGAGCTAGCTCTGTCCTCAGAGGGATCCTCCGCGGAGGTGGCCTCGCGGGTTAGCACGCCGTCGGAGGAAACCTCTCCCGGCGCAGAGCCACCAGACCTGGAACCTGGACTCGGGGCCGCGAAAGGGCCGCCGCCACCCGCTCCGCGCGCGCCGCCTCCGAAGCCCTGCATGCTGCCGGTACGCTGCGTCCTGGGCCCCGCCACGCTCCGGGTCCGAGCAGAGGAGCAAGGCCTGCGCCGGCAGCTGTCGGAGGAGCCCAGCCCTCGGAGCTCCCCGCTGCTCTTGAGGCGGCTCTCAGTTGAGGAGTCGGGCCTGGGCCTCCACTTGGGCCCGGGTCGTTCCCCGCACCTAAGGCGCCTGTCGCGCAGTAGCCCGCGTCTGCTGAGCCCTGACACCGAGGAGATGCCCACCGCGCCGCCGCCGTCCGCCGTGCCCCTGGAGCCTACTGAGCACGAGTGGCTAGTGCGGACGGCCACTGGCCGCTGGACCCACCAGCTTCACGGGCTGCTGCTGCGGGACCGCGGCCTAGCTGCCAAGCGCGACTTCATATCTGGCTTCACCGCCCTACATTGGGCGGCCAAGAGCGGCGACCGTGAGATGGCGCTGCAGCTGGTGGAGGTCGCGCGTCGTGGTGGCGCGCCAATCGACGTGAACGCGCGCTCGCATGGCGGCTACACACCGCTGCACCTAGCCGCTCTGCACGGCCACGAGGACGCCGCCGTGCTGTTGGTGGTGCGTCTGGGTGCTCAAGTGCATGTCCGTGACCACAGCGGACGTCGAGCCTACCAGTATCTGCGTCCTGGCTCCTCTTATGCGGTGCGACGCCTGCTTGGTGACCCAGGCCTGCGAGGAGCAACGGAGCCAGATGCTACCAGTGGTGGAAGTGGTAGCCTTGCTACCCGGCATCCAGTGCAAGTGGCCGCCACGATCCTCAGTTCCACCACCAGCGCGTTTCTGGGTGTCCTGGCCGACGACCTGATGCTCCAGGACCTGGCCCGTGGCTTGAAGAAGTCGAGCTCTTTCAGCAAGTTCTTGGGCGCCTCGCCCATGGCTCCGCGTAAAAAGACAAAGATCCGTGGTGGCCTGCCAGCTTTCTCAGAAGTCTCTCGTCGACCTGCACCGGGGCCTTTAGCTGGTTTGGTGCCCAGTCTGCCCCCGGCAACCTGAAGATCCATGGGGCTATGGCCTGGTTGGTCTATCTAGGCTCGCCTCATAGTCTAAGTCTGCCCAAGAATGGGGCTCAACATTTGTTTCCAACTTTGTCCACTGCAGCCTGTTTTATCCTTATGGGCCTGCACTTCCAGCCTCTGTTTGAAACCTGATCTGTCTGATTGAGATCTCAGTGAAAGGCTCTTATGAAGAAACCAGCCTTCAGTCCTGAACTCTGGAGGAGACTTAAAATTTAGGGTCAAAGGTTAAGGGGCAGCAGCTGGTCTGGCCCCTGAATGAGCTAACCAGATGCCTCTGAGTCTACACACTCCCAAGCCAGAACTAGAGCAAGGGTCTCTTTGAATGTTCAAAGATGTTGGGTTATGTGTCAACTTTAAGATATGTAGTGGTTTTGTAATTTGAtgcttttattctgtttttaaattgAAATGAGGTAAAGCAACTTTCATAATAACcttttaaaactatatttttccatttttaggcAAAGAGCTCAGACATTTTCAATCTTTTGCTAAATATTTtggaattccattttaaaacaaaTAGAATGCTCAAGATCTAAAGGAAATTAGTCCCAACCAAGAAAACTCTTAAAAGTTCATCTACCTCATTTTAGTCAATCATGATTCTGGGGAGTCTTGAACACAGAATAACTATTGTGACCCATATGAATGTAACTAATTGCAGTTGTACTGTTAATGCTAAATATTAAGAAACAAGTGCATCTTGGGAGTAAACATGATTTAACAAAGATAGAAAAGAGACATTTTGGGAATACTTAtggtgaaatgtaaatgtatgttTGGCACTCACAGGTGGCTATTCTGATTTGGCATGAATATTTAGTTTTCTTAAATTGTGATCTCTTTGTGAATTATGCCTTAGTGCCACATTTCTGAATCTGTGATTTTCACACCTTGCTAAGCCTTTCAGTGCAATGGGTGaatattcaaaggaaaaaaagttaTAACATCATACCAgaaaaacaactgattaaatagtaATTGATACAATTAAGGAGTAACTCTTTTACTTGAAAATCCTGAATAAGCAAAAAGTATGTggtatctatttaaaaaaaaattgaaagtagaCAATTTATTCTAAAATAACATATGTAGAAGAATCTTTGCTCAGTGACATTGAACTGAGAACTTAACTTCTCTGGACCTTTGTTTCTATCTGTAAATTAAGAAGGCTTGTAGATACCACCAAGATTTCCCAGGTTTGGCACAGGATAATTATAATGGTACATTTTCTATTTCAAAGATGTCAAATCTATTTGCTCAGTCAACTTTTTTATGTCATATCGTGATAATGGTCTGCTTTTGCAAATTATGTTTGCATGTCATTAGTTATATCAAATGATTTTTGTGGCAGAGAGTAGTAGGGCTTTCCCTCTTCTTCAATATATATCAGTGAGGCCTTTGAAGTTATTTAAGGCAATCATTCATGGAATGTTTTGATTTAAGCAACAAAATAAACAGACAGCATTTTATTCACATTTTTGTGAGATATACTTCCCTAAAACATTGTTCAGCTTTTGCTactgtgtttttattttctttttacctacttttttcttttccccctcaTTCTTCTGCTTCTTTCAAGCATTCTATTACTGAAAGAATTTGGATTTCTCTCCAAACTAAGAGTCAACCACACATAGTTACAGTAGCCAAGAACTGTGGATAAATACAGGCCCTG is a genomic window of Callospermophilus lateralis isolate mCalLat2 chromosome 5, mCalLat2.hap1, whole genome shotgun sequence containing:
- the Sowaha gene encoding ankyrin repeat domain-containing protein SOWAHA, encoding MALAAAAAAAAAAAGVSQAAVLGFLQERGGKVRNSELLSRFKPLLDAGDPRGRAARRDRFKQFINDVAVVKELDGVKFVVLRKKPRPSEGPEPLAPCIPGAPTPPSKATSVSLGDNSGPGAAHSASAQQSTESPEDRSPPSELQDTPGDPASQPTHPPGVPLLGSAQHPEDPADPRVPAFELALSSEGSSAEVASRVSTPSEETSPGAEPPDLEPGLGAAKGPPPPAPRAPPPKPCMLPVRCVLGPATLRVRAEEQGLRRQLSEEPSPRSSPLLLRRLSVEESGLGLHLGPGRSPHLRRLSRSSPRLLSPDTEEMPTAPPPSAVPLEPTEHEWLVRTATGRWTHQLHGLLLRDRGLAAKRDFISGFTALHWAAKSGDREMALQLVEVARRGGAPIDVNARSHGGYTPLHLAALHGHEDAAVLLVVRLGAQVHVRDHSGRRAYQYLRPGSSYAVRRLLGDPGLRGATEPDATSGGSGSLATRHPVQVAATILSSTTSAFLGVLADDLMLQDLARGLKKSSSFSKFLGASPMAPRKKTKIRGGLPAFSEVSRRPAPGPLAGLVPSLPPAT